One part of the uncultured Bacteroides sp. genome encodes these proteins:
- a CDS encoding TIM-barrel domain-containing protein produces the protein MKLKLFLMISLFPLLCEAQVVKGIKRLSNKVNITLSDGTLSISPLSENAVRIKFYKESEVNLPELVLTSGVVTPGFQVLDLPTKLEIKTKNIQVSLDKHTGKLSYSNNAGKVFLSEEAGSRKLTSGSIQGEPCYEAQQSFESPSDEYIFGLGQFQDGQYNLKNVARRLTQVNTQISIPFIYSSKGYGLLWHQYGLTDFNPADNFIALEKQEQSTSGNNQMVEVTTTSGTQKVSQNQSLYQGKFNVTKDGEYSIFLDLGDMGNRHFVAIDGKPCIDQSNMWLPPTVGTLVKLKAGEHQVQVLCKSNNTPKLSWKLSDNITTFRSPTAKALDYVVFYGPSADSVIASYRNLSGNVPMLPQWAYGFWQCRERYTSGTHLVETVKEFRKRNLPLDVIVQDWQYWGDRGWGVPQFDEKNYSNPAAFIKELHNLNAHFNISIWSNPDKNSTIGKEYVAKNRFIPDTKWLDYFNPETRKEYWKTLKVNMLDNGVDSWWMDAVEPENDALKGTKTHIGAGDFYRLTYPLMVSRAVYEGQRQATSDKRVCILTRSAFSGQQRYGIINWSGDIGGTWDTFKNQIVAGLNYTITGFPYWTTDIGGFFRPGNSQYTDEKYHELLTRWYQWGTFNPIFRIHGYQTETEPWKYGQKVEDNMRKMLNLRYRLLPYIYSEAWQVTKNGSTMMRPLVMDFNTDTAAVNRQYQYMFGKSVLVAPVTEANVSEWTVYLPKSAGWFNFWTGKHFNGGQSIKTDAPIDKIPLFVKAGSIIPMGKIIQYTGERLADTLEIRLYKGADAKFDLYEDEGDNYNYERGRYAIVSFSWDEKHQLLTISDRKRNYSGCLAKRIFNVVLVSENEGMGISSGSIGKKVSYTGTKVIIKLQ, from the coding sequence ATGAAGCTGAAATTATTTTTAATGATTAGTCTTTTCCCACTACTTTGTGAGGCACAAGTAGTGAAAGGTATTAAACGGTTGTCCAACAAAGTAAATATTACTTTATCAGATGGAACACTCAGCATATCTCCTTTGAGCGAGAATGCCGTAAGGATCAAATTCTATAAAGAAAGTGAAGTAAACTTGCCAGAGCTAGTTCTTACTTCGGGTGTTGTGACTCCAGGATTTCAGGTTTTAGATTTGCCGACAAAGCTTGAGATAAAAACAAAAAATATTCAAGTGTCATTGGATAAGCACACAGGCAAACTATCGTATTCCAATAATGCCGGCAAAGTATTTTTGAGCGAAGAGGCAGGTTCCCGGAAACTAACTTCTGGTTCTATTCAAGGCGAACCTTGTTATGAGGCACAACAGAGTTTTGAATCACCATCCGATGAATATATATTTGGTTTGGGTCAATTTCAGGATGGACAATATAACTTAAAGAACGTAGCTCGTCGTTTAACACAGGTAAACACGCAGATTTCTATTCCTTTTATTTATTCAAGTAAAGGGTACGGTTTGTTATGGCATCAGTATGGACTAACGGATTTTAATCCGGCAGATAATTTCATTGCACTCGAAAAACAGGAACAATCAACTTCCGGAAATAATCAAATGGTCGAAGTAACTACTACCTCTGGAACTCAAAAAGTATCGCAAAACCAATCGCTTTATCAAGGTAAGTTTAATGTTACGAAAGATGGCGAGTATTCTATATTTCTGGATTTGGGCGATATGGGCAACAGACACTTTGTGGCTATTGATGGGAAACCTTGTATTGACCAAAGTAATATGTGGCTTCCGCCTACTGTAGGTACATTAGTAAAATTAAAAGCCGGTGAACATCAGGTACAGGTGCTTTGTAAATCAAATAATACTCCCAAATTGTCATGGAAGCTGAGTGATAACATAACAACATTTCGGTCACCAACCGCTAAAGCGCTCGATTATGTAGTTTTTTATGGACCCTCAGCAGATAGCGTGATTGCATCTTACCGTAATTTATCGGGTAATGTACCCATGTTGCCGCAATGGGCTTATGGATTTTGGCAGTGTCGCGAACGTTATACCTCAGGAACACATTTGGTTGAAACAGTAAAAGAGTTCCGAAAAAGAAATCTTCCGTTGGATGTGATTGTACAAGATTGGCAATATTGGGGTGATAGAGGTTGGGGTGTTCCTCAGTTTGATGAGAAAAACTACTCAAACCCTGCAGCGTTTATAAAAGAACTGCATAATTTGAATGCACATTTCAACATCTCAATCTGGTCGAACCCGGATAAGAACTCTACAATTGGTAAAGAATATGTGGCTAAAAATCGTTTTATTCCAGATACCAAATGGCTAGATTATTTCAACCCGGAAACCAGAAAAGAATATTGGAAAACATTGAAGGTGAATATGCTTGATAATGGTGTAGATTCCTGGTGGATGGATGCTGTTGAACCAGAAAATGATGCTTTGAAAGGAACAAAAACACATATTGGTGCTGGCGATTTTTACCGGTTAACCTATCCATTGATGGTGAGTAGGGCTGTGTATGAAGGACAACGCCAAGCTACTTCTGATAAACGGGTTTGTATCCTCACACGTTCGGCTTTCTCGGGTCAGCAACGTTATGGAATTATCAATTGGTCGGGTGATATTGGCGGAACATGGGATACATTCAAGAATCAAATTGTAGCCGGATTAAATTATACAATTACAGGGTTTCCATATTGGACAACAGATATTGGTGGCTTTTTCCGTCCTGGTAATTCTCAATACACCGACGAGAAATATCACGAACTGCTTACACGCTGGTACCAATGGGGAACGTTCAATCCAATTTTCCGTATTCACGGTTACCAAACCGAAACCGAACCTTGGAAGTATGGACAAAAAGTAGAGGACAATATGCGTAAGATGCTGAACCTTCGCTATCGTTTACTTCCATACATTTATTCCGAAGCATGGCAGGTTACTAAAAACGGATCTACAATGATGCGTCCGTTGGTGATGGATTTTAATACAGATACTGCTGCCGTAAACCGTCAATATCAGTATATGTTTGGAAAATCTGTATTAGTGGCTCCGGTTACTGAAGCTAATGTGTCTGAATGGACTGTTTATTTACCCAAATCGGCAGGTTGGTTCAACTTCTGGACTGGTAAACATTTTAATGGAGGTCAAAGTATAAAAACTGATGCTCCAATAGATAAAATTCCTCTTTTCGTTAAGGCTGGTTCTATTATTCCAATGGGTAAGATTATCCAATATACAGGTGAAAGATTGGCCGATACACTTGAGATTCGCTTATATAAAGGAGCTGATGCTAAATTTGATTTATACGAAGATGAAGGAGATAATTATAACTATGAGAGAGGAAGATATGCAATCGTTTCGTTCAGTTGGGATGAAAAGCATCAATTATTAACCATCTCAGATAGAAAGAGAAATTATTCTGGCTGTTTAGCAAAACGTATCTTTAACGTTGTTCTGGTAAGTGAAAATGAGGGCATGGGAATTTCTTCAGGCTCAATAGGAAAAAAAGTTTCTTATACTGGAACTAAAGTGATTATAAAATTGCAATAA
- a CDS encoding TIM-barrel domain-containing protein, protein MKKLNLVFLLLMFFAIGSQAQSYTKSNLGIKTQINSTDVEIQFYGPSTVRVLKSPVGKTFEKKSLTVVKEPQAVKLAINQQGDVVSLKSNKLKVDVNMKSGKISYYTLSGEQLLSEKESGATFTDFNDAGSKTYTIDQSFALDKDEAIYGLGQQQRGKLSLRNTKLNMVQGNTDDYVPFLVSTKGYGLFWDNYSPTVFEDKPESTSFKSEVGDCIDYYLMFGGNIDGSIACMRDLTGQAPMFPLWTFGYWQSKERYKSQNELVGVVNKYRELGVPLDGIIQDWQYWGNNYLWNAMEFLNTEFPNPKKMVEDIHNQNAHLIISIWSSFGPQTKQFREMEPKGMLLNFGTWPQSGLESWPPNREYPSGVQPYDPYNPEARDIYWKHLQKGLFSLGIDGWWMDSSEPDHLDFKPSDFDLKTYLGSFRKVRNAFPLMTVGGVGEHQRAASSDKRVFILTRSAFAGQQRYGANTWSGDVNSSWQSLRNQIPAGLNFSMSAIPYWNTDIGGFFAGAYNRGWSEGTKNPLFQELYVRWLQFGAFTPMMRSHGTDIPREIYNFGKKGETIFDAIAKTINLRYSLLPYIYSTSWSVTNNQSTIMRALVMDFNDKKVKDMNNEYMFGKSILVAPVVNAQYTPETIVKSDAETGWDKKDATGEKKSATVNFTQPKSTKVYLPEGTAWYDFWTNEKINGGQEIVKATTIDEIPLYIKSGSIIPFGPQVQYATEKKWDDLEIRVYVGANGEFTLYEDENDNYNYEKGAYSTITFTWNDAKKALTISNRKGAFPGMLAERKFKIRLIASGKSTSNEYDKVIVYKGKKIVTILP, encoded by the coding sequence ATGAAAAAACTCAATTTAGTATTCTTGTTACTGATGTTTTTTGCCATCGGTAGTCAGGCACAATCGTACACAAAAAGCAATTTGGGTATCAAAACCCAAATTAACTCAACGGATGTTGAGATTCAATTTTATGGACCTTCAACTGTAAGGGTGCTGAAATCTCCTGTGGGAAAAACTTTTGAAAAGAAAAGCTTAACGGTAGTAAAAGAGCCTCAGGCCGTAAAGCTTGCTATCAATCAGCAAGGGGATGTTGTTTCGCTGAAGAGCAATAAGCTGAAGGTAGATGTCAACATGAAGTCTGGAAAAATATCCTATTATACTCTTTCCGGAGAACAACTTTTAAGCGAAAAAGAATCGGGTGCAACCTTTACTGATTTTAATGATGCAGGATCAAAAACCTATACTATCGATCAGTCGTTTGCACTTGATAAAGACGAAGCTATTTATGGTTTAGGCCAACAACAGCGTGGCAAATTATCTCTGCGTAATACAAAACTCAATATGGTACAGGGAAACACTGACGATTATGTTCCTTTCCTGGTTTCTACAAAAGGGTATGGGTTATTCTGGGATAATTATTCTCCCACTGTGTTTGAAGATAAGCCCGAAAGTACATCATTTAAATCTGAAGTTGGCGATTGCATTGATTACTATCTTATGTTTGGTGGAAATATTGATGGATCAATTGCTTGTATGCGCGACCTCACCGGACAAGCTCCTATGTTTCCTTTGTGGACTTTTGGTTATTGGCAAAGTAAAGAACGCTATAAAAGTCAGAACGAACTGGTGGGTGTAGTTAATAAATATCGTGAACTAGGAGTGCCTCTCGATGGTATTATTCAGGATTGGCAATACTGGGGCAACAATTACCTTTGGAATGCAATGGAGTTTCTTAATACTGAATTTCCTAATCCAAAGAAAATGGTGGAAGATATTCACAATCAAAATGCGCACTTGATTATTTCGATCTGGTCTTCTTTTGGACCGCAAACAAAACAATTCCGCGAAATGGAACCGAAGGGTATGCTTTTGAATTTCGGTACATGGCCACAATCGGGATTGGAAAGCTGGCCGCCAAACCGTGAATATCCGTCAGGTGTACAACCTTATGATCCTTATAATCCAGAAGCTCGTGATATATATTGGAAACATCTGCAGAAAGGACTTTTCTCATTGGGAATTGATGGTTGGTGGATGGATTCATCAGAACCCGACCATCTGGATTTTAAACCTTCCGATTTCGATCTTAAAACCTACCTGGGCTCATTCCGTAAGGTACGCAACGCATTCCCATTGATGACGGTAGGCGGAGTTGGGGAACACCAACGTGCGGCAAGTTCCGACAAACGTGTATTTATCCTTACCCGCTCGGCATTTGCCGGACAACAACGTTACGGAGCAAATACATGGTCGGGTGATGTAAACTCTTCATGGCAATCGTTACGCAACCAGATACCTGCAGGTCTTAACTTCTCAATGAGTGCTATTCCTTACTGGAATACAGATATTGGCGGTTTTTTTGCAGGTGCTTATAACAGAGGCTGGAGTGAAGGAACTAAGAATCCGTTGTTTCAGGAATTGTATGTTCGCTGGCTTCAATTCGGAGCATTTACTCCGATGATGCGTTCGCACGGTACCGATATCCCCAGAGAAATATATAACTTTGGGAAAAAGGGTGAGACTATTTTTGATGCGATAGCAAAGACAATTAATTTACGCTATTCTCTGTTGCCATACATTTACTCTACTTCTTGGTCGGTTACAAATAATCAATCAACTATTATGCGAGCTTTGGTGATGGATTTCAATGATAAGAAGGTTAAAGACATGAACAATGAGTATATGTTTGGCAAATCAATATTGGTTGCTCCGGTTGTTAATGCACAATATACCCCGGAAACTATTGTAAAATCGGATGCAGAAACTGGTTGGGATAAAAAAGATGCTACCGGCGAAAAGAAAAGTGCAACTGTGAATTTTACTCAGCCTAAATCAACAAAAGTTTATTTACCCGAAGGAACTGCCTGGTATGACTTCTGGACTAACGAAAAAATTAATGGTGGTCAGGAAATAGTAAAAGCAACAACGATCGATGAGATTCCTTTATACATCAAATCGGGAAGCATAATTCCTTTCGGACCGCAAGTGCAGTATGCCACTGAGAAGAAATGGGATGACCTCGAAATTCGTGTTTACGTAGGTGCTAATGGAGAATTCACCCTTTACGAGGACGAAAACGATAATTACAATTACGAAAAGGGAGCATATTCAACCATTACCTTTACTTGGAATGATGCAAAGAAGGCATTGACTATTAGTAATCGTAAAGGTGCTTTTCCAGGGATGCTTGCAGAACGTAAATTCAAGATCAGACTGATTGCTTCTGGTAAGAGTACTTCCAATGAATATGATAAAGTAATTGTTTATAAAGGGAAGAAAATTGTTACTATTTTACCTTAG
- a CDS encoding NPCBM/NEW2 domain-containing protein, with amino-acid sequence MKIANNIKLALVAGLFILFSMMGAEHLSAQTVWLDQLDLSAATQGFGTPNKNKSVDGKAITIGGKTFERGFGTHAESSLLVLLDGKAREFTAQVGIDDEVEGRQSAVEFIIIGDGKKLWSSGVIHLGDAARPCSVKLAGIQKLELVVTDGGNGNYYDHADWADAKFETTGVTTLNTYSPVPSEPYILTPLPSAKPRINSSKVFGVRPGSPFQYLVAATGDRPMTFSASGLPKGLKIDSKTGLITGLLSKAGTFMVTLGAKNAKGKAEKKLCIVCGDRIALTPPMGWNSWNCFANEVSADKVKRAVNAMVKSGLINHGWTYINIDDFWENHRDSKDSTLRGKLRDEAGNIIPNSRFGDMKALADYVHGQGLKIGLYSSPGPWTCGGSAGSFGFEKKDAESYAKWGFDYLKYDWCSYGNVIDGLPENDPYKVSSLSYNGGSELNIAMKPFKVMGDYLRQQSRDIVFSVCQYGMSDVWKWGDSVGGNCWRTTNDITDTWVSVKNIALAQDEAAAWAKPGNWNDPDMLVIGTVGWGNPHLSKLKPDEQYLHVSLWSLFSAPLLIGCDMEKLDDFSLNLLTNDEVIEVNQDPLGKQATCIQTIGDLRIYVKELEDGSHAVGFCNFGLDIVDLSYKDFEKLGLNGRYTVRDLWRQKDISNIETQTGELRLKVPAHGVVLYKFMSVK; translated from the coding sequence ATGAAAATAGCAAACAACATTAAATTAGCACTCGTTGCAGGACTCTTTATTTTATTTAGCATGATGGGGGCCGAACATTTATCTGCTCAAACGGTATGGCTTGATCAATTAGATCTCAGTGCGGCTACCCAGGGCTTTGGCACACCGAATAAGAATAAATCTGTTGATGGTAAAGCAATTACAATTGGAGGAAAAACTTTCGAACGCGGTTTTGGTACTCATGCTGAAAGTTCGCTGTTGGTTCTACTTGATGGGAAAGCGAGAGAGTTTACAGCTCAGGTTGGTATTGATGATGAGGTAGAAGGCCGCCAATCAGCCGTCGAGTTTATTATAATTGGCGATGGTAAAAAACTATGGTCGAGTGGTGTGATACATTTAGGAGATGCTGCCAGACCTTGTTCGGTGAAACTGGCAGGAATACAGAAACTTGAATTAGTAGTGACTGATGGAGGCAACGGCAATTACTATGACCATGCCGATTGGGCTGATGCAAAATTTGAGACTACGGGTGTAACTACCTTAAATACATATAGTCCGGTGCCAAGTGAACCATATATCCTAACTCCTCTACCTTCTGCCAAACCAAGAATTAATAGTTCAAAAGTGTTTGGAGTACGTCCGGGTTCTCCTTTTCAATATCTTGTGGCAGCAACGGGCGACCGTCCCATGACTTTTTCGGCTTCGGGTTTACCTAAGGGGTTAAAGATTGACTCGAAAACAGGTCTTATCACGGGTTTACTTTCTAAAGCTGGAACATTTATGGTTACTCTGGGTGCTAAAAATGCAAAAGGCAAAGCAGAAAAAAAACTATGCATTGTATGTGGTGACCGTATTGCGCTCACTCCACCGATGGGTTGGAATAGTTGGAACTGTTTTGCCAATGAGGTTTCGGCCGATAAGGTAAAACGTGCTGTTAATGCAATGGTAAAAAGTGGGCTTATCAACCACGGATGGACATATATAAATATAGACGATTTCTGGGAAAATCATCGCGACTCAAAAGATTCTACATTGCGTGGCAAGTTGCGCGATGAGGCTGGTAATATAATCCCTAATTCCCGATTTGGAGATATGAAAGCCCTTGCCGATTATGTGCATGGACAGGGCTTAAAAATAGGACTTTACTCAAGCCCGGGGCCTTGGACATGTGGAGGTAGTGCCGGTAGTTTTGGTTTCGAAAAAAAAGATGCCGAAAGTTATGCTAAATGGGGCTTCGACTACTTGAAATACGATTGGTGTAGTTATGGTAATGTAATTGATGGTTTGCCTGAGAACGACCCATACAAAGTATCTTCTTTGTCATATAATGGTGGTAGCGAATTGAATATCGCCATGAAACCATTTAAGGTTATGGGCGATTATCTTCGCCAGCAGAGCCGAGATATTGTTTTTAGCGTATGTCAGTACGGGATGTCGGATGTCTGGAAATGGGGTGATTCTGTTGGAGGTAATTGTTGGCGAACTACGAATGATATTACAGATACATGGGTGAGTGTAAAAAATATAGCTCTGGCACAGGACGAAGCCGCAGCATGGGCTAAACCGGGCAATTGGAACGATCCGGATATGCTTGTTATTGGCACTGTAGGTTGGGGTAATCCACACTTAAGCAAGCTTAAACCGGACGAGCAATATCTTCATGTTAGTCTCTGGAGTCTTTTCTCCGCACCACTACTCATTGGCTGTGACATGGAGAAACTAGATGATTTCTCATTGAATTTACTAACTAACGATGAAGTTATCGAGGTCAATCAAGATCCGCTTGGCAAGCAGGCAACCTGTATTCAGACGATTGGTGATTTGCGTATTTATGTAAAGGAGCTCGAAGATGGTAGTCATGCGGTTGGTTTCTGCAACTTTGGTCTTGATATAGTAGATCTTTCCTACAAGGATTTCGAAAAGCTTGGTCTTAACGGGCGATATACGGTGCGAGATCTTTGGCGACAGAAAGATATTAGCAATATCGAAACCCAAACCGGTGAACTAAGACTTAAAGTACCTGCACATGGGGTAGTTCTTTATAAATTTATGTCTGTTAAATAA
- a CDS encoding glycoside hydrolase family 43 protein: protein MRNKVFIIVSIFMVAINLPFAGEAQNPIIQTKYTADPAPLVFNDTVFLYTSHDEDDALGFKMQNWLLYTSTDMVNWTDHGVVASLKDFKWVPYDNGAWAPQCIRRNNKFYMYCPMPNGIGIGVLVSDTPYGPFKDPIGKPLIKNSTHDIDPTVLIDDDGQAYLYWGNPNLYYVKLNEDMVSYSGEIVNEPTKPANYQEGPWVWKRNGHYYLAYASTCCPEGIGYAMSNSPTGPWKYKGMIMEGDERSSGNHPGIIDYKGNSYAFGFNYAIMKQTMKKHYERRSICIENITYNADGTIQKLPFWSVTGVKQLGTLNPYNCTQAEIIAYSEGLKTEFATEWERNTSWDKGRKIADRLFVTSINNGDYLKVQGVNFSKGAASVDVNVASLNGGKIEIHTDKIDGPMLTIININTSGEGDIWKTVTTAVKNIKGLHDLYFVFRGEKELFYFDWWRFNSK, encoded by the coding sequence ATGAGAAATAAAGTCTTTATTATTGTTTCAATTTTTATGGTTGCAATTAACCTGCCTTTTGCAGGAGAGGCACAAAATCCAATCATCCAAACCAAATATACTGCTGATCCGGCTCCTTTAGTGTTCAATGATACGGTATTTCTTTATACAAGTCATGACGAAGATGATGCTTTAGGTTTTAAAATGCAGAATTGGTTGCTTTACACATCCACCGATATGGTGAATTGGACTGACCACGGGGTTGTGGCCTCACTGAAAGATTTCAAATGGGTACCTTATGATAATGGTGCATGGGCTCCGCAATGTATAAGACGCAACAATAAGTTTTATATGTATTGTCCAATGCCAAATGGTATCGGGATTGGTGTTCTGGTTTCGGATACTCCTTATGGACCGTTCAAAGATCCAATTGGAAAACCTCTGATTAAGAATAGTACACACGACATAGACCCAACTGTGTTGATTGACGACGATGGACAGGCTTATCTTTACTGGGGAAATCCCAATCTTTATTATGTGAAGCTGAATGAGGATATGGTTTCTTATTCAGGCGAAATAGTAAATGAACCTACTAAGCCTGCTAATTACCAGGAAGGTCCCTGGGTATGGAAACGCAACGGACATTATTATCTGGCGTATGCTTCTACCTGTTGTCCCGAAGGTATTGGTTATGCAATGAGTAATTCTCCAACCGGTCCATGGAAATATAAAGGTATGATTATGGAAGGAGACGAGCGTTCAAGTGGAAACCATCCTGGAATCATTGACTACAAAGGAAATTCGTATGCGTTCGGCTTCAATTACGCCATCATGAAACAAACCATGAAGAAGCATTACGAAAGACGCTCAATATGCATTGAAAACATAACATACAATGCCGATGGTACTATTCAGAAGTTACCATTTTGGTCAGTTACAGGAGTCAAACAACTTGGCACATTAAACCCGTATAACTGTACCCAAGCTGAGATTATAGCTTATAGTGAAGGTTTGAAAACAGAATTTGCTACTGAATGGGAACGAAATACATCGTGGGATAAAGGGAGAAAGATTGCTGACAGATTATTCGTCACCTCCATTAATAATGGAGATTACCTGAAAGTCCAAGGCGTAAATTTCTCTAAAGGGGCAGCATCTGTTGATGTAAATGTGGCTTCGCTGAATGGTGGAAAGATTGAAATACATACCGACAAAATTGATGGGCCAATGTTGACGATAATTAATATTAATACTTCCGGCGAAGGGGATATATGGAAAACAGTTACTACTGCTGTGAAGAATATTAAAGGGCTTCACGATTTATACTTCGTATTCAGGGGTGAAAAAGAATTATTTTATTTCGACTGGTGGAGATTTAATTCTAAATAG
- the xyl3A gene encoding xylan 1,4-beta-xylosidase → MKKSTRLIIKKGLFIVITLLFSVNSWSQQLPYKNPNLSSEERAKDLISRLTLSEKATLMCDISDAIPRMGINKFNWWSEALHGLANNGNVTVFPEPIGMAASFDDDLLCRIFNAVSDETRAKYNEARKNGQENARFLSLSVWTPNVNIFRDPRWGRGQETYGEDPYLTSRMGISVVKGLQGPSDAKYRKLLACAKHFAVHSGPEWSRHSLNINDVNPRELWETYLPAFKSLVQKADVRQVMCAYQRLDDEPCCGSTQLLQRILRDDWGYKYMVVSDCGAISDFYTSHKVSSDAVHAASKGVLAGTDVECQWSDHLYKQLPEAVAKGLISEEEINKHLLKVLIGRFDLGEMDDDNLVSWSKIPMSIVNNDEHRKLALDMALESMTLLQNKNNILPLNKSKKIAVVGPNANDKPMLWGNYNGTPVRTITILDGITSKLSADKVLYEKGCDLVEDKVTESYFSQCSIDGKKGIKVSYWNNKDFTGDIVATQQIVNPIKLTTAGQHEFATGVRLEGFSGKYETEFTPSKSEEIVFKCGATGYFELFVNGESLAKYNNWRTLPSRIPYKVESGKKYKIEIRYAQLNNWEANIEFNLGKEVNVDYTDLIKKLQGTDIVVFVGGLSTQLEGEEMPVSYPGFKGGDRTDIELPVVQRNCLKALKQAGKKVIFVNCSGSAIALVPETESCDAILQAWYGGESGGQAVADVLFGDYNPSGKLPITFYKSMNQLSDFENYSMKGRTYRYMSDPLFPFGFGLSYTNFKIGKATVDKAEIKSNETVKLTVPVTNTGKRSGTEIIQVYIHKVNDIEGPIKTLRGFQRVELAAGKSGQATIDLSPSAFEFFDWAQRKMMVTSGDYEVLYGNSSDVKALRTLKITIK, encoded by the coding sequence ATGAAAAAATCAACACGATTAATTATTAAAAAGGGATTGTTTATAGTAATAACTCTTTTATTTTCAGTAAATTCCTGGTCTCAGCAATTGCCTTATAAAAATCCAAATTTAAGCTCTGAAGAGCGTGCTAAAGATCTGATCTCTCGCTTAACCTTAAGCGAAAAAGCAACTTTAATGTGTGATATATCAGATGCTATTCCACGTATGGGAATCAATAAATTTAATTGGTGGAGTGAAGCATTACATGGTCTTGCCAACAATGGGAACGTTACAGTTTTCCCAGAACCAATTGGAATGGCTGCTTCATTTGATGATGATTTGCTATGTCGTATTTTCAATGCAGTTTCGGATGAAACACGAGCTAAATATAATGAAGCCAGAAAAAACGGTCAGGAAAATGCACGTTTTCTAAGTCTTTCGGTTTGGACACCAAACGTTAATATATTCCGTGATCCACGTTGGGGACGCGGCCAGGAAACGTATGGTGAAGATCCTTACTTAACTTCACGTATGGGAATTTCCGTTGTAAAAGGACTGCAAGGTCCTTCAGATGCTAAATACAGAAAACTTTTAGCTTGTGCCAAGCATTTTGCTGTTCACTCAGGACCTGAATGGAGCCGTCACTCTTTAAATATTAACGATGTTAATCCTCGAGAATTGTGGGAAACATACCTTCCTGCTTTTAAATCATTGGTTCAGAAAGCAGATGTTCGTCAGGTAATGTGCGCTTATCAGCGTTTGGATGATGAACCTTGTTGTGGAAGCACTCAATTGTTACAACGAATATTAAGAGATGATTGGGGTTATAAGTATATGGTTGTTTCTGATTGTGGTGCCATATCTGATTTTTATACAAGCCACAAAGTGTCATCAGATGCTGTTCATGCTGCTTCAAAAGGAGTGTTAGCTGGAACAGATGTAGAATGCCAATGGTCTGATCACCTTTACAAGCAATTGCCAGAAGCTGTTGCTAAGGGGCTGATTTCAGAAGAAGAAATAAATAAACACCTGTTGAAGGTATTGATTGGACGTTTTGACTTGGGTGAAATGGATGATGACAACCTGGTTTCATGGTCAAAAATTCCAATGTCGATTGTAAATAACGATGAGCACAGAAAACTAGCCTTAGATATGGCTCTTGAATCGATGACGCTTCTTCAGAATAAAAACAATATTCTTCCATTGAATAAATCAAAAAAGATAGCAGTAGTTGGTCCAAATGCTAACGATAAACCGATGCTTTGGGGAAATTATAATGGAACTCCCGTAAGAACGATTACAATTTTAGATGGAATTACTTCTAAACTTTCAGCAGATAAGGTCCTTTATGAGAAAGGATGTGATTTGGTAGAGGATAAAGTGACCGAAAGTTATTTCTCTCAATGCTCAATTGATGGAAAGAAAGGCATTAAGGTTAGTTATTGGAATAATAAAGATTTTACAGGTGATATTGTTGCAACCCAGCAAATTGTAAATCCTATAAAATTAACTACCGCAGGTCAACATGAATTTGCAACCGGAGTTCGTCTAGAAGGATTTTCCGGTAAATATGAAACAGAATTCACACCATCTAAAAGTGAAGAGATAGTGTTCAAATGTGGGGCCACAGGATATTTTGAATTGTTTGTGAATGGAGAATCTCTTGCTAAATATAATAACTGGAGAACGCTACCTTCACGAATTCCGTATAAAGTTGAAAGCGGTAAGAAATATAAAATTGAGATTCGCTATGCACAACTAAATAATTGGGAAGCGAATATAGAATTCAATTTAGGTAAGGAAGTAAATGTTGATTATACTGACCTGATTAAAAAGCTTCAAGGGACTGATATTGTGGTATTTGTTGGAGGACTTTCTACACAATTGGAAGGCGAAGAAATGCCGGTTTCATATCCTGGTTTCAAGGGTGGTGACCGTACTGATATTGAGCTTCCCGTAGTACAACGTAACTGCTTAAAGGCATTAAAACAAGCAGGAAAAAAGGTGATTTTTGTGAACTGTTCGGGCTCGGCTATTGCTTTGGTTCCTGAAACTGAGAGTTGCGATGCCATTCTTCAGGCTTGGTATGGTGGCGAGTCGGGAGGTCAGGCTGTAGCAGATGTTCTTTTCGGCGACTATAATCCATCGGGAAAACTGCCAATCACTTTCTACAAAAGCATGAATCAATTATCCGATTTTGAAAATTATTCAATGAAAGGAAGGACCTATCGTTATATGTCCGATCCGTTATTTCCATTTGGTTTTGGGTTGAGTTACACTAATTTCAAAATAGGGAAAGCAACTGTAGATAAAGCAGAAATTAAATCCAACGAAACCGTAAAACTAACAGTTCCGGTAACCAATACAGGAAAAAGGAGCGGAACGGAAATTATACAGGTGTACATTCATAAAGTTAATGATATTGAGGGTCCTATTAAAACTTTACGTGGATTTCAACGTGTAGAGTTAGCAGCTGGCAAATCTGGACAAGCAACTATTGATTTATCACCTTCGGCATTTGAATTCTTTGATTGGGCTCAAAGAAAAATGATGGTTACTTCTGGTGATTACGAAGTACTATACGGAAATAGTTCAGATGTCAAAGCTCTAAGAACATTAAAAATAACTATCAAATAA